One genomic region from Hyalangium ruber encodes:
- a CDS encoding DUF3540 domain-containing protein translates to MRQLARVREQKEAFQESGTVMETGDGGALTVRTESGMYGARRAFSCLVEPMVGDVVLLSGLPGGQCYVLAVLERESDAPARLVSEGNLEVRLPRGRFVVAAQEGVDLVSAQEVSVTAGGVRVHATEGNVVVRQLSVLGAFVRAEFDRIKVMAESCDSVFDRMLQRVKRSYRFVEEHDQVRAAQIDYVAQNNASLRGENTLITAKDLIKVDGEQIHLG, encoded by the coding sequence ATGCGACAGCTCGCGAGGGTGCGGGAGCAGAAAGAGGCGTTCCAGGAGTCGGGCACCGTCATGGAGACGGGCGACGGGGGCGCGCTCACGGTGCGCACCGAGTCGGGCATGTACGGTGCGCGCCGGGCCTTCAGTTGTCTGGTGGAGCCCATGGTGGGAGACGTCGTCCTGCTGAGCGGGCTGCCTGGCGGGCAGTGCTACGTGCTCGCGGTGCTGGAGCGCGAGTCGGATGCTCCGGCGCGGCTGGTCTCGGAGGGAAACCTCGAGGTCCGGCTGCCGCGCGGGCGCTTCGTGGTCGCGGCCCAGGAGGGCGTGGACCTCGTCTCCGCCCAGGAGGTCTCCGTCACGGCCGGCGGGGTCCGCGTACACGCGACCGAGGGCAACGTCGTGGTCCGCCAGCTCTCCGTGCTCGGCGCATTCGTGCGCGCCGAGTTCGACCGCATCAAGGTCATGGCCGAGAGCTGTGATTCGGTGTTCGACCGGATGCTGCAGCGGGTGAAGCGCTCCTACCGCTTCGTCGAGGAGCACGATCAGGTACGCGCGGCGCAGATCGACTACGTGGCCCAGAACAACGCCAGCCTGCGCGGCGAGAACACGCTGATCACCGCCAAGGACCTGATCAAGGTCGACGGCGAGCAGATCCACCTCGGATAG
- a CDS encoding DUF4150 domain-containing protein yields MFANTQMMGMDMGFPDVCLTPIPAPTPIPYPNIAMGPMGVPAAYHILFMCTPAHNLGTMVPLTNGDNAGVAMGVASGTVMGPARHLTGAFTVLVGGMPATRLTSVALQNSTNCPGMRIVPSQTKVLILAP; encoded by the coding sequence ATGTTCGCGAACACGCAGATGATGGGGATGGACATGGGCTTTCCGGACGTCTGTCTGACGCCCATACCCGCGCCGACGCCCATCCCCTACCCCAACATCGCCATGGGGCCCATGGGCGTGCCGGCCGCCTATCACATCCTGTTCATGTGTACGCCCGCCCACAACCTGGGCACCATGGTCCCGCTGACGAACGGAGACAACGCCGGCGTGGCCATGGGCGTCGCCTCGGGCACCGTGATGGGGCCGGCGCGCCACCTGACGGGAGCCTTCACCGTGCTGGTGGGCGGCATGCCCGCCACGCGCCTGACGAGCGTGGCCCTGCAGAACTCGACCAACTGCCCGGGCATGCGGATCGTCCCGAGCCAGACCAAGGTGCTCATCCTCGCCCCCTGA
- a CDS encoding Bax inhibitor-1/YccA family protein, translating to MAWETSGWQSASASSEVNAALVQESRRAFMSRVYGWMFAGLMVTGLVALFTVSNQQLLNVAVAWRIPLLLAELGLVFLLSLMAPRLSGPVAGLMFLAYSALTGMTLSIYFLIYTAGSIGQAFLLTAGVFGALSLYGTLTKKDLSAWGSFLFMGLVGVVLAGLVNLFLRSDAMSFVVACASVVVFAGLTAYDTQKLREMHATTGYSSAASVSIVGALTLYLDFINLFLALLRLLGRRR from the coding sequence ATGGCCTGGGAAACCTCGGGATGGCAGTCCGCCTCCGCCTCGTCGGAGGTCAACGCCGCCCTCGTACAGGAGTCGCGGCGCGCGTTCATGTCGCGCGTGTACGGCTGGATGTTCGCCGGCCTCATGGTCACCGGCCTGGTGGCGCTCTTCACCGTCAGCAACCAGCAGCTGCTGAATGTAGCCGTCGCGTGGCGCATCCCGCTGCTGCTGGCGGAGCTGGGCCTGGTCTTCCTGCTCTCGCTGATGGCGCCCCGGCTGTCCGGCCCGGTGGCCGGGTTGATGTTCCTGGCCTACTCGGCGCTCACGGGGATGACGCTGTCCATCTACTTCCTCATCTACACCGCGGGCTCCATCGGCCAGGCCTTCCTGCTCACCGCCGGCGTCTTCGGCGCGCTGAGCCTCTACGGCACGCTCACCAAGAAGGACCTGAGCGCCTGGGGCTCCTTCCTCTTCATGGGCCTGGTGGGCGTGGTGCTGGCCGGTCTGGTGAACCTCTTCCTGCGCAGCGACGCGATGTCCTTCGTCGTCGCTTGTGCCTCCGTGGTCGTCTTCGCGGGCCTGACCGCCTATGACACCCAGAAGCTGCGCGAGATGCACGCCACCACCGGCTACAGCAGCGCCGCCAGCGTGAGCATCGTCGGCGCGCTCACCCTGTACCTGGACTTCATCAACCTGTTCCTCGCCCTGCTGCGGCTGCTCGGTCGCCGCCGCTAA
- a CDS encoding 2-hydroxychromene-2-carboxylate isomerase translates to MAKTLEFFFDYASPYSYLASQQVEAVAQRTGAELRWRPFLLGAVFKATGNVPPVTNAHKAAYLGKDLQDWARHLGLPEFRLPESFPINSLKANRLGLVATEQGRIAPFTHAAYRVAFVEGRDLNDPKVLAEVANAAGLVAETAMARAESQEIKDALRRNTDEAVARGSFGAPTFFVGEDMYFGNDRLMFVERALRGA, encoded by the coding sequence ATGGCCAAGACGCTCGAGTTCTTCTTCGATTACGCCAGTCCGTATTCCTACCTCGCCTCCCAGCAAGTGGAAGCCGTCGCGCAGCGTACGGGTGCGGAGCTGCGCTGGCGCCCCTTTCTCCTGGGTGCCGTATTCAAGGCCACGGGGAACGTGCCACCGGTCACTAACGCGCACAAGGCCGCTTATCTCGGCAAAGACCTTCAGGACTGGGCGCGCCACCTGGGGCTGCCGGAGTTTCGGCTTCCGGAGAGCTTCCCCATCAACTCCTTGAAGGCCAACCGGCTCGGGCTGGTGGCGACGGAGCAGGGGCGCATCGCCCCCTTTACCCACGCTGCTTATCGGGTCGCCTTCGTCGAGGGCCGGGACCTGAACGATCCGAAGGTGCTCGCGGAGGTGGCGAATGCGGCGGGCCTCGTGGCGGAGACGGCGATGGCGCGCGCGGAGAGCCAGGAGATCAAGGACGCCCTGCGCCGCAACACGGATGAGGCCGTGGCCCGGGGCTCCTTCGGCGCCCCCACGTTCTTCGTGGGGGAGGACATGTATTTCGGCAATGATCGACTGATGTTCGTGGAGCGGGCCCTGCGGGGGGCCTGA
- a CDS encoding TM2 domain-containing protein, protein MSAPTSQPSPTVSQTLVRPTQEPRLGQPLTASTFSGAAPYGIDPKTGLPFSHRSKIVAGVLQICLGGLGIGRFYTGHVGIAIAQIAVTFLTCGLGALWPLIDGIMILVGESPKDAEGKPLRNS, encoded by the coding sequence ATGAGTGCGCCCACGTCGCAGCCGTCGCCGACGGTGTCCCAGACGCTCGTGCGACCGACGCAGGAGCCGCGGCTGGGGCAGCCGCTCACCGCGTCGACGTTCAGCGGGGCGGCGCCCTATGGCATCGACCCCAAGACGGGGCTGCCCTTCTCGCACCGGAGCAAGATCGTCGCCGGGGTGCTGCAGATCTGCCTGGGAGGCCTGGGCATTGGCCGCTTCTACACGGGCCACGTGGGCATCGCGATCGCGCAGATCGCGGTGACGTTCCTCACCTGCGGCCTCGGGGCGCTCTGGCCGCTGATCGACGGCATCATGATCCTCGTCGGCGAGTCGCCGAAGGACGCGGAAGGCAAGCCGCTGCGCAACAGCTGA
- a CDS encoding (2Fe-2S) ferredoxin domain-containing protein: MAPPFQRHIFVCTNRRPDGHPKGCCATKGAEEVRAAFKAELEKRGIKGQMRANAAGCLDTCAFGVSVVVYPEGVWYGGVKVEDVPAIVEEHLIGGKPVERLFMPLMKKAGS; the protein is encoded by the coding sequence ATGGCTCCCCCGTTCCAGCGCCACATCTTCGTCTGCACCAACCGCCGTCCTGACGGGCACCCCAAGGGGTGCTGCGCCACCAAGGGAGCCGAGGAGGTGCGAGCCGCCTTCAAGGCCGAATTGGAGAAGCGCGGCATCAAGGGGCAGATGAGGGCCAACGCGGCGGGGTGCCTGGACACGTGCGCCTTCGGCGTCTCGGTCGTCGTCTACCCGGAAGGCGTCTGGTACGGTGGGGTGAAGGTGGAGGATGTACCGGCCATCGTCGAGGAGCACTTGATCGGCGGCAAGCCGGTGGAGCGGCTCTTCATGCCGCTGATGAAGAAGGCGGGGAGCTGA
- a CDS encoding DUF2169 domain-containing protein — MKGIKPQRLGILTRPFEHEGVFHFAVSVLAFFSFEAPSQLLSEVELWKFLPKELGKDAALDMGMPKAHAEVLLTAKAYPAGSKGQGACPVRLRLGKVDKTLYAVGDRFWKGGVPTQPLPFKELPITYANAYGGAGYPQNPLGKGFAPVRTPQGELHPLPNIENPKQLVSTPKDKRMPAGFGPYDLTWPQRFSKTGTYDEKWMKERFPGFAKDIDWTFFNTAPEDQQFDGYLQGDEPFTLENMHPAKPVLQGRLPHLKARAFINQKTDKGEEFRELSTRLDTVHLFPHAERGVLVFRAVTQVTEDDAADVLQLMVACEAPDAPRPLAHYRGVLAERLDREKGYLAALRDSDLMPPAAEGAKPAWAELPDLPPAPEKRLEKNLRKRAELEMERIRQEIRAQGLDPDKHVPKALPPEPPPPKLEELGAVIQTAMATADEQLRQAEANRTKAEQEARAICKQLGLDYDQVVAKHQSKQGGPPAYSADAELARMKQSVADLKALGVNLPNVEAQVQDPALEEKLRKTEAALLLSYRISAHHQPAASRLPPEEAARVRQQVLALFKAGESFEGRDLTGADLSRLELPGANFRGALMESVNLSGADLSGADFTGAVLARADLSEANLSGTVFAGANLGQARLVKARMAEPGDLSRVILARADLTRASLRGARMEGVDLSEAVVAGADLGGVVARELTLLRTDLSGIKLAGADLRKSNFIEVTVAGVDFTGATLTGAVFVTCKGDGACFYKAQLDNLRLVKDCSFAKVDFREANLQGANLRSTRLEESDFSQATLKGADLSESNLQRARFYRAVAPEARFMKADLTDAHLVSCNLMQGILQKARIQGADFRGANLFRVDFARVRGSAKSLQDANVKQVRILPRSPHG, encoded by the coding sequence ATGAAAGGCATCAAGCCCCAGCGACTGGGCATCCTCACGCGGCCCTTCGAGCACGAAGGGGTGTTCCACTTCGCGGTCAGCGTGCTGGCCTTCTTCTCGTTCGAGGCGCCCTCCCAGCTGCTCTCCGAGGTGGAGCTGTGGAAGTTCCTCCCGAAGGAGCTGGGCAAGGACGCGGCCCTGGACATGGGCATGCCCAAGGCCCACGCCGAGGTGCTGCTCACGGCCAAGGCCTACCCTGCCGGCAGCAAGGGCCAGGGAGCCTGTCCGGTGCGGCTGCGGCTGGGCAAGGTGGACAAGACGCTCTACGCGGTGGGAGACCGCTTCTGGAAGGGCGGCGTGCCCACGCAGCCCCTGCCCTTCAAGGAGCTGCCCATCACCTACGCGAACGCGTACGGCGGAGCGGGCTACCCGCAGAACCCGCTCGGCAAGGGCTTCGCGCCCGTGCGCACGCCCCAGGGCGAGCTGCACCCGCTGCCCAACATCGAGAACCCCAAGCAGCTCGTCAGCACCCCGAAGGACAAGCGGATGCCGGCCGGGTTCGGCCCGTACGATCTCACCTGGCCCCAGCGCTTCTCGAAGACGGGGACGTACGACGAGAAGTGGATGAAGGAGCGCTTCCCGGGCTTCGCCAAGGACATCGACTGGACCTTCTTCAACACCGCGCCGGAGGATCAGCAGTTCGACGGCTATCTCCAGGGTGATGAGCCCTTCACGCTGGAGAACATGCACCCGGCCAAGCCGGTCCTCCAGGGACGGCTGCCCCACCTCAAGGCGCGGGCGTTCATCAATCAGAAGACGGACAAGGGCGAGGAGTTCCGCGAGCTGTCCACGCGACTCGACACGGTCCACCTGTTCCCGCATGCGGAGCGCGGCGTGCTCGTGTTCCGCGCCGTCACCCAGGTGACCGAGGACGACGCCGCGGACGTGCTGCAGCTCATGGTGGCCTGCGAGGCACCGGATGCCCCTCGACCGCTGGCGCACTATCGCGGGGTGCTCGCCGAGCGGCTCGACCGGGAGAAGGGGTACCTGGCCGCCCTCCGGGACAGTGATTTGATGCCGCCCGCGGCCGAAGGCGCGAAGCCCGCGTGGGCCGAGCTGCCGGACCTGCCCCCGGCTCCGGAGAAGCGGCTGGAGAAGAACCTGCGCAAGCGCGCGGAGCTCGAGATGGAGCGGATCCGGCAGGAGATCCGCGCACAGGGGCTCGACCCGGACAAGCACGTGCCCAAGGCGCTGCCGCCGGAGCCTCCGCCGCCAAAGCTGGAGGAGCTGGGCGCCGTCATCCAGACCGCCATGGCCACGGCGGACGAGCAACTGCGCCAGGCGGAGGCGAACCGCACGAAGGCCGAGCAGGAGGCCCGAGCGATCTGCAAGCAGCTCGGGCTGGACTACGACCAGGTGGTGGCCAAGCACCAGAGCAAGCAGGGCGGCCCTCCCGCCTACTCCGCCGACGCGGAGCTGGCGCGCATGAAGCAGTCGGTCGCCGACCTCAAGGCGCTCGGTGTCAACCTGCCCAACGTGGAGGCGCAGGTCCAGGATCCAGCCCTGGAGGAGAAGCTGCGCAAGACGGAGGCGGCGCTGCTGTTGAGCTACCGCATCAGCGCGCACCACCAGCCAGCGGCCTCGCGGCTCCCTCCAGAGGAGGCGGCGCGGGTTCGTCAGCAGGTGCTCGCGCTCTTCAAGGCGGGCGAGAGCTTCGAGGGCCGGGACCTGACGGGCGCCGACCTGTCTCGCCTGGAGCTGCCGGGGGCCAACTTCCGCGGCGCGCTGATGGAGAGCGTGAACCTCAGCGGCGCCGACTTGAGCGGAGCGGACTTCACCGGCGCGGTGCTCGCGCGGGCGGACCTGTCCGAGGCGAACCTGTCCGGCACCGTCTTCGCGGGCGCCAATCTGGGCCAGGCCCGCCTCGTGAAGGCGCGAATGGCCGAGCCGGGAGACCTGTCGCGCGTCATCCTCGCCCGCGCGGACCTCACCCGGGCGAGCCTGCGCGGGGCGCGCATGGAGGGCGTGGATCTCTCGGAGGCCGTGGTGGCTGGCGCGGACCTGGGAGGCGTGGTGGCGCGCGAGCTCACGCTGCTGCGGACCGATCTGTCCGGCATCAAGCTGGCGGGCGCAGACCTGCGCAAGAGCAACTTCATCGAGGTGACGGTGGCCGGCGTGGACTTCACCGGCGCCACCCTCACCGGCGCCGTCTTCGTCACCTGCAAGGGGGACGGGGCGTGCTTCTACAAGGCCCAGCTCGACAACCTGCGCCTGGTCAAGGACTGCTCCTTCGCCAAGGTGGACTTCCGGGAGGCCAACCTCCAGGGCGCCAACCTACGCTCCACCCGCCTGGAGGAGTCCGACTTCAGCCAGGCCACGCTCAAGGGCGCGGACCTCAGCGAGAGCAACCTGCAGCGGGCCCGCTTCTACCGGGCGGTGGCTCCCGAGGCGCGCTTCATGAAGGCGGACCTGACGGACGCCCACCTGGTGTCCTGCAACCTCATGCAAGGCATCCTCCAGAAGGCCCGCATCCAGGGCGCGGACTTCCGGGGCGCCAACCTCTTCCGGGTGGACTTCGCCCGCGTGCGTGGCTCGGCCAAGAGCCTCCAGGACGCCAACGTCAAGCAGGTGCGCATCCTCCCCCGGAGCCCCCATGGATAG
- a CDS encoding pentapeptide repeat-containing protein, producing MDRAELRAWIERGEPVTDLDLSGAAFAGADLSGAIFEKVRFQGADLTGADLRESTFIQCDFSGARMGGVQLQHAVVQEGNLKGAVLAKASLVLTQFIQSQLVSADLSGTKMQQAALLRVDLSGASFAGADMDRAAVVESKTAGVDLTGARLKQTTLYQADLRQAKLGGAKFELAVLVESKLAGLDLRGGDFTLTQFTGADLTGCDLREANLTQCNFKDALLEGAKLDGAQAPNALFVGAKLKRASLRGTQLFQSIFMDADLTQADCTGAQMQQCILHRAACLVVRFTNADLTYADFSSADVSGAHFTGATVTRAKFHRTKEEGTLNKGRGALGDDPELAEAERWKPRY from the coding sequence ATGGATAGGGCCGAGCTGCGCGCCTGGATCGAACGCGGTGAGCCCGTCACGGATCTGGATCTGTCCGGCGCGGCCTTCGCGGGCGCCGATCTGTCGGGCGCCATCTTCGAGAAGGTCCGCTTCCAGGGCGCGGACCTGACCGGCGCGGATCTGCGCGAGTCCACGTTCATCCAGTGTGACTTCTCCGGTGCGCGGATGGGCGGAGTCCAGCTCCAACACGCCGTGGTGCAGGAGGGAAACCTGAAGGGCGCGGTGCTGGCCAAGGCCTCGCTGGTGCTCACGCAGTTCATCCAGTCCCAGCTCGTCTCCGCGGACCTGAGCGGGACGAAGATGCAGCAGGCGGCGCTGCTGCGCGTGGACTTGTCCGGTGCCTCCTTCGCGGGGGCGGACATGGACCGGGCCGCCGTGGTCGAGTCCAAGACGGCGGGCGTGGACCTCACGGGCGCGAGGCTGAAGCAGACGACGCTGTACCAGGCCGACCTGCGCCAGGCGAAGCTCGGTGGGGCGAAGTTCGAGCTGGCTGTGCTGGTGGAGAGCAAGCTGGCCGGCCTGGACCTGCGCGGCGGCGACTTCACGCTGACCCAGTTCACCGGCGCAGACCTCACGGGGTGCGACCTGCGCGAGGCGAACCTCACCCAGTGCAACTTCAAGGACGCCCTGCTGGAGGGCGCGAAGCTGGACGGTGCCCAGGCTCCCAACGCCCTGTTCGTGGGGGCGAAGCTCAAGCGGGCGAGCCTGCGCGGGACGCAGCTGTTCCAATCGATCTTCATGGACGCCGACCTGACGCAGGCCGATTGCACCGGCGCCCAGATGCAGCAGTGCATCCTTCACCGGGCCGCCTGCCTGGTGGTGCGCTTCACCAACGCCGACCTCACCTACGCGGACTTCTCCTCGGCGGACGTGTCGGGGGCGCACTTCACGGGCGCCACCGTCACCCGGGCGAAGTTCCACCGGACGAAGGAAGAGGGCACACTGAACAAGGGGCGAGGGGCGTTGGGAGACGATCCGGAGCTGGCCGAAGCCGAACGTTGGAAGCCGAGATACTGA
- a CDS encoding type VI secretion system Vgr family protein → MDVFTLTCDKLPTETRVMRVSGHEGLSRLYSFTLDLVMPGDEGLSFDMGEAINTAATLDIHEGNGTRRGTFHGILSTVDWVQEVADNAIYRVTLVPRLWRLGLSVHSNVFVDKTVKDIAMDVLLSNGLKEKKDFEFRLGPTKYEKMPHVSQYRESDLDFLSRRLERDGLYYFFEQLDAGEKLIITDAQDKHTASGSVRYFPQGSSETMGTEALHAFVCRHQIRPKQVKLREYDYLRPTMDLMKTDPVVQNGDGDVVSHDENYSTPGEGQRLAKVRSEELKSREVVFEGHGLTYDVRPGYTFDVTAHPRPSFNVSYLAVAVTHEGTQGVLGEGPQQEPQAPTYLVRMEAIPATVQFRPRRLTPIPRIYGTEMGVVDGEQDSTYAQIDSHGRYKVQVFFDENDPRNGKASMWLRMLQPHGGPNEGFHFPLRKNTEVMLVFLGGDPDRPVIAGVVPNTHTPSPVTVDNATHNVILTGGGTRMEIEDNDGAQYLKITTPPESTLLHLGAPDGAGYNVHLSSMGKGLVEFGGDLDIRVDGHQTEEVTLDVREHYKAKRDTTVDSDHKVEVKGKEDYKVHGNQKTEVLSNREVKVTSNQKHEVGGNDEVKVTGNQTVKVTGNQETTVTGNQKNTVTGNQTETITGNVMQTVTGNVTQTHSANLTHTVVGSATVSYVADKKESIVGAEASFKISATSETVLGVKNENIIVSKIDSVLGSAIEAIIGLKVATHLGPSIEVTSVLKLGKRGISLSAIDLEVKNTTGPRIGNAALEIACRAITIFP, encoded by the coding sequence ATGGACGTCTTCACGCTGACGTGTGACAAGCTCCCCACCGAGACGCGAGTCATGCGGGTGTCCGGCCACGAGGGGCTGTCCCGGCTCTACAGCTTCACGCTCGACCTGGTGATGCCTGGAGACGAGGGCCTGTCCTTCGACATGGGGGAGGCCATCAACACCGCGGCCACCCTGGACATCCACGAGGGAAACGGCACGCGGCGCGGCACCTTCCACGGCATCCTCTCCACCGTGGACTGGGTACAGGAGGTGGCCGACAACGCCATCTACCGGGTGACGCTGGTGCCGCGCCTGTGGCGGCTGGGCCTGAGCGTTCACAGCAACGTCTTCGTGGACAAGACCGTCAAGGACATCGCCATGGACGTGCTCCTGTCCAACGGTCTCAAGGAGAAGAAGGACTTCGAGTTCCGGCTGGGGCCCACCAAGTACGAGAAGATGCCGCACGTGTCCCAGTACCGGGAGAGCGACCTGGACTTCCTGTCGCGGCGCCTGGAGCGGGACGGCCTCTACTACTTCTTCGAGCAGTTGGACGCCGGCGAGAAGCTCATCATCACCGACGCCCAGGACAAGCACACCGCCAGCGGCTCGGTGCGCTATTTCCCTCAGGGCTCGAGCGAGACCATGGGCACCGAGGCGCTCCACGCCTTCGTGTGCCGGCACCAGATCCGCCCCAAGCAGGTGAAGCTGCGGGAGTACGACTACCTGCGGCCGACCATGGATCTGATGAAGACGGACCCCGTGGTGCAGAACGGCGACGGGGACGTGGTCAGCCATGACGAGAACTACAGCACCCCGGGCGAGGGCCAGCGGTTGGCCAAGGTGCGCTCCGAGGAGCTCAAGTCGCGCGAGGTGGTGTTCGAGGGCCATGGCCTCACCTACGACGTGCGCCCGGGCTACACCTTCGACGTGACGGCGCACCCGCGCCCCTCCTTCAACGTGTCGTACCTGGCCGTGGCGGTGACGCACGAGGGCACCCAGGGCGTGCTCGGCGAAGGCCCCCAGCAGGAGCCGCAAGCGCCCACCTACCTCGTCCGGATGGAGGCCATCCCCGCCACCGTGCAGTTCCGGCCGCGCCGCCTCACGCCCATTCCGCGCATCTACGGCACGGAGATGGGCGTGGTGGACGGGGAGCAGGACAGCACCTACGCGCAGATCGACAGCCACGGCCGCTACAAGGTGCAGGTCTTCTTCGACGAGAACGATCCGCGCAACGGCAAGGCCTCCATGTGGCTGCGCATGCTGCAGCCGCACGGTGGACCGAACGAGGGCTTCCACTTCCCGCTGCGCAAGAACACCGAGGTGATGCTGGTGTTCCTGGGGGGAGACCCGGACCGGCCGGTGATCGCCGGCGTGGTGCCCAACACGCACACGCCCAGCCCCGTCACGGTGGACAACGCCACCCACAACGTCATCCTCACCGGCGGCGGCACCCGGATGGAGATCGAGGACAACGACGGCGCGCAGTACCTGAAGATCACCACGCCGCCCGAGTCGACCCTCCTCCACCTGGGCGCCCCGGATGGGGCCGGCTACAACGTCCACCTGTCCTCCATGGGCAAGGGGCTGGTGGAGTTCGGCGGCGACCTGGACATCCGGGTGGACGGGCATCAGACGGAGGAGGTCACCCTCGACGTCCGCGAGCACTACAAGGCCAAGCGGGACACCACGGTGGACTCCGACCACAAGGTCGAGGTCAAGGGCAAGGAGGACTACAAGGTCCACGGCAACCAGAAGACCGAGGTCCTGTCCAACCGTGAAGTGAAGGTGACGAGCAACCAGAAGCACGAGGTCGGCGGCAACGACGAGGTGAAGGTCACCGGCAACCAGACCGTCAAGGTCACCGGCAACCAGGAAACCACCGTGACGGGCAATCAGAAGAACACCGTCACCGGCAACCAGACCGAGACCATCACCGGCAACGTCATGCAGACGGTGACGGGCAACGTCACCCAGACGCACTCGGCCAACCTCACGCACACCGTGGTGGGCTCGGCCACCGTCAGCTACGTGGCCGACAAGAAGGAGAGCATCGTGGGGGCGGAGGCCTCCTTCAAGATCTCCGCGACCTCGGAGACCGTGCTCGGGGTGAAGAACGAGAACATCATAGTGTCGAAGATCGACTCGGTGCTCGGCTCGGCGATCGAGGCCATCATCGGCCTGAAGGTGGCCACGCACCTGGGCCCGTCCATCGAGGTCACCTCGGTCCTCAAGCTCGGCAAGCGCGGCATCAGCCTGTCCGCCATCGACCTGGAGGTGAAGAACACCACCGGTCCCCGCATCGGCAACGCGGCCCTCGAGATCGCCTGCAGAGCCATCACGATCTTTCCATGA
- a CDS encoding thiamine pyrophosphate-binding protein produces the protein MSVTGGQLVAKMLKKEGVRHIFTLSGLHVAPIYAGCVEEGIQVIDTRHEQAAAHAADAYARVTRGIGVAVVTAGPGVTDALTGVANAHAASSPMILLGGAAPIFNQSRGSLQEMEQVDLFHRISKWSDRIPTPDLVPSYLAKAFRVALSGRPGPVFLELAWDVLCNGADEAALQLPERYRTDARQPPDPRKVDEAMALLKSAERPAIIAGSSVYWDGAWDALRRFCETAQVPVYLNGAGRGCLPASHPLFFQHTRKDALSGADVVFVIGTPFDFRLNYGAEPTFSAESKIVQVDIDPTEIGRNRRVEVGIIADSFSALTAFADATPRTERTSFLSGLRARENKKLKDLEAWTKDDSAPIHHYRLAKEMSDVANSAGQDPVFIADGGNWVAMAAKVIELRQPGRWLDPGPLGCLGVGAPFAIASKTLHPNRTHWVIQGDGSFGLNGMDFETAVRFKLPMVCVVGNDAAWGQIRLPQVGMFGEDKSPGTLLAPTRYDKVVEALGGHGELVTEPAQIRPALERAVASGTVACVNVMLDPDAPTKAGAMGYAV, from the coding sequence ATGTCGGTGACAGGCGGGCAGCTCGTCGCGAAGATGCTCAAGAAGGAGGGCGTCCGGCACATCTTCACCCTCTCGGGGTTGCATGTAGCCCCCATTTACGCGGGCTGCGTGGAGGAGGGCATCCAGGTCATCGACACCCGGCATGAGCAGGCCGCCGCGCACGCCGCGGATGCCTATGCCCGGGTGACGCGAGGCATTGGCGTGGCGGTGGTGACGGCGGGTCCCGGCGTGACGGACGCGCTGACCGGCGTGGCCAACGCCCACGCGGCCAGCTCGCCGATGATCCTCCTGGGCGGCGCGGCACCCATCTTCAACCAGAGCCGCGGCTCGCTGCAGGAGATGGAGCAGGTGGACCTGTTCCACCGCATCTCCAAGTGGTCGGATCGCATCCCCACGCCAGATCTGGTGCCGTCGTATCTGGCCAAGGCGTTTCGCGTGGCGCTGTCCGGTCGGCCGGGGCCCGTCTTCCTGGAGCTGGCGTGGGATGTGCTCTGCAACGGCGCGGACGAAGCCGCCCTGCAACTGCCGGAGCGCTACCGTACGGATGCGCGACAGCCGCCGGATCCGCGCAAGGTGGACGAGGCCATGGCGCTGCTGAAGTCCGCCGAGCGCCCGGCCATCATCGCCGGCTCTTCCGTGTACTGGGACGGCGCGTGGGATGCGCTGCGCCGCTTCTGCGAGACGGCGCAGGTGCCCGTCTACCTCAACGGCGCGGGGCGTGGCTGTCTGCCGGCGAGCCACCCGCTCTTCTTCCAGCACACGCGCAAGGATGCCTTGAGCGGCGCGGACGTGGTGTTCGTCATCGGCACTCCGTTCGACTTCCGCCTCAACTATGGCGCGGAGCCCACCTTCAGCGCGGAGTCGAAGATCGTCCAGGTGGACATCGATCCGACGGAGATCGGCCGCAACCGGCGGGTGGAGGTGGGCATCATCGCCGACAGCTTCAGCGCGCTCACCGCGTTCGCGGACGCGACGCCGCGCACCGAGCGCACCTCGTTCCTCTCGGGCCTGCGTGCCCGCGAGAACAAGAAGCTGAAGGACCTGGAGGCGTGGACGAAGGACGACAGCGCCCCCATCCACCACTACCGGTTGGCCAAGGAGATGTCCGACGTGGCCAACTCGGCGGGGCAGGACCCGGTGTTCATCGCGGACGGTGGCAACTGGGTGGCCATGGCCGCCAAGGTGATCGAGCTGCGCCAGCCGGGTCGCTGGCTGGATCCGGGACCGCTGGGGTGCCTGGGCGTGGGCGCGCCGTTCGCCATCGCCTCCAAGACGCTGCACCCCAACCGCACGCACTGGGTCATCCAGGGCGACGGCTCGTTCGGTCTCAACGGCATGGACTTCGAGACGGCGGTGCGCTTCAAGCTGCCCATGGTGTGCGTGGTGGGCAATGACGCGGCCTGGGGGCAGATTCGCCTGCCGCAGGTGGGCATGTTCGGCGAGGACAAGTCGCCGGGCACGCTGCTGGCACCTACCCGCTACGACAAGGTGGTGGAGGCGCTGGGCGGCCACGGGGAACTCGTCACCGAGCCCGCGCAGATCCGCCCGGCGCTGGAGCGCGCGGTGGCCAGCGGCACGGTGGCCTGCGTGAACGTCATGCTCGATCCGGACGCGCCGACGAAGGCGGGCGCGATGGGGTACGCCGTCTGA